The Candidatus Dormiibacterota bacterium region CGATTGGAAGACCGCATATCACGGCGCCAATCTCGCGCGACTCGAAGCGATAAAGCGGCACGTCGATCCCGCCAACGTCTTCACGTTCCCCGAAGCCGTCCCCCCAACGGCGCGCTCCTAGCCCGATCACGTATCTATTTCTTTCGTTCAAACAAAAGAATGGGGCGCCCGTTAAATAGCGTCTCTTCGAACTCGCGATATCCGCATTTCGCGGCTACCTTTATCGACTGCCGATTGTCGGGGCTTATTAAGCACACGGTGCGCGGCCATCGGGCACGCCGATCCGCCCAAGCAAGGACGGCACCGAGCGCCTCAGTCGCAAGCCCTCGGCCATGGAAGCGCGGAGCGAGAGCCCAGCCAGCTTCCGGGGCGGTACTCATCGACGTTGAAATATCTCGCCTAAAATCCGCAAACCCAACCTCTCCGACGAACAATCCGCTTTCCTTTTCTTCCATGGCCCAATATCCGAAGCCCATGAGCGACCAATGCCCGGCGTACTGCAACAAACGAAGCCACGTCTGTTGCTCGGTGGAAGGCTTTCCGCCGATGAAGCGGGTGACATCCGGGTCCGACCACATAGCAAAGCAAGGCTGTAAGTCCTCGAACCGGTGGCCTCTGAGCGTCAGTCTTTCCGTAGTGATGACGGGCGGCTCTTTTCCGAGGTTAGTCAAGGGATTCATTACTGTTCCTCACGATCGCAGCATAACAAACTGCCCGGACAATCGGTACCGACTCGCGGAGCAAGCTCCGCCATGCGTTGCTGGCTGGGGTGGCTGGATTCGAACCAAGGGTCTTACGAAAAATACGCTGCGCTGCGCTACGCATACTTTTCATAAGACGGCGGAGCAAGCTCCGCCATGCGTTGCGGGATACCGGCGTAGCCCAGCCATGCAAGAAGCGGCCCCCTTTTAGGGAGCCGCTTCTTACATGGCTGGGGTGGCTGGATTCGAACCAACGCATGGCGGAGTCAAAGTCCGCTGCCGTACCGCTTGGCTACACCCCATCGAAATGGGCGTCTCGAAGATTAGGGCT contains the following coding sequences:
- a CDS encoding GNAT family N-acetyltransferase encodes the protein MNPLTNLGKEPPVITTERLTLRGHRFEDLQPCFAMWSDPDVTRFIGGKPSTEQQTWLRLLQYAGHWSLMGFGYWAMEEKESGLFVGEVGFADFRRDISTSMSTAPEAGWALAPRFHGRGLATEALGAVLAWADRRARWPRTVCLISPDNRQSIKVAAKCGYREFEETLFNGRPILLFERKK